One Thermofilum pendens Hrk 5 DNA segment encodes these proteins:
- the surE gene encoding 5'/3'-nucleotidase SurE → MKILVTNDDGPFSPGLAILREAVRGLGEATVVVPETPKSATGLGLTLHKPLRVNRLSLDGEPVYLVSGTPSDVIYIAMNVISGKPDLVVSGVNIGDNLSVQVILTSGTLGAVLQASIEGVPGIAFSAAVDTPEELEEGEYRNFVLRSTKAIVRAVVGEGFPKGVDALNVNFPSVIASDVVVVRPALKRFSTAVVRRKDPQGRPYYWLYGHPVEAEEGSDVHAVLEEGKIAITPLSLSGMLSYSPEALSGIVKKVKEELSR, encoded by the coding sequence ATGAAGATCCTCGTAACGAACGACGATGGGCCGTTTTCGCCCGGACTCGCGATACTCAGGGAGGCTGTGAGGGGCCTCGGAGAGGCGACGGTGGTTGTCCCCGAGACTCCCAAGTCTGCGACGGGGCTCGGGTTGACGCTTCACAAGCCGCTCAGGGTGAACAGGCTCTCGCTGGACGGGGAGCCTGTGTACCTCGTCTCCGGCACTCCGAGCGACGTTATCTACATAGCGATGAACGTTATCTCCGGGAAGCCCGACCTCGTCGTGTCGGGGGTGAACATAGGGGACAACCTGAGCGTCCAGGTTATACTCACCTCGGGAACTCTCGGCGCAGTCCTCCAAGCGTCGATCGAGGGAGTCCCCGGGATAGCTTTCAGCGCCGCTGTCGACACGCCCGAGGAGCTGGAGGAGGGCGAGTACAGGAACTTCGTGCTCAGGTCTACGAAGGCGATAGTCAGGGCGGTGGTCGGCGAGGGCTTCCCGAAGGGGGTGGACGCGCTCAACGTGAACTTCCCCTCGGTCATAGCCAGCGACGTCGTCGTTGTGAGGCCCGCCCTGAAGAGGTTCTCCACGGCGGTTGTGAGGAGGAAGGACCCGCAGGGCCGCCCGTACTACTGGCTCTACGGGCACCCGGTCGAGGCGGAGGAGGGTAGCGACGTCCACGCCGTGCTGGAGGAGGGGAAGATAGCGATAACCCCGCTCAGCCTGTCCGGGATGCTCTCCTACAGCCCGGAGGCCCTCTCGGGGATCGTCAAGAAGGTGAAGGAGGAGCTCTCCAGGTGA
- a CDS encoding nucleotidyltransferase domain-containing protein: protein MSSWVKYHFAHLRRWREYAEAVAKAAKDLRPDAEVYVVGSVAEGRATVLSDIDILVVLEKAGNEDRKYLPADIVDRAVEKYSLPVDAPVEIHVASREELARWAGKAMIKVG, encoded by the coding sequence ATGTCAAGCTGGGTTAAGTACCACTTCGCGCACTTGAGGAGGTGGCGCGAGTACGCCGAGGCCGTCGCCAAGGCGGCTAAGGACCTGAGGCCGGACGCCGAGGTATACGTTGTCGGGAGCGTCGCCGAGGGCAGGGCCACCGTGCTTAGCGACATAGACATCCTCGTAGTGCTGGAGAAGGCGGGCAACGAGGACAGGAAGTACCTCCCGGCGGACATAGTCGACAGGGCAGTCGAGAAGTACTCGCTCCCAGTAGACGCGCCCGTAGAGATACACGTAGCGAGCAGAGAGGAGCTAGCGAGGTGGGCCGGCAAAGCGATGATCAAGGTAGGCTAA
- a CDS encoding M48 family metalloprotease, translating to MEMLVLATSVMMVFATTFAYFAAMHGGFKRLEHVLVFRILIVLGLVAALLVFVPHMVWYCALEASRMPVAAAIIALVYFSSSPLMEIIRLRRAKKLEKRYVEIGGRGYEYWVVDSDVLNACRKGREICVTRKLAEVFEVDELKVVLLHEEGHDGIFDKVVVVGRIILLSSLIILITDAFMLDAEMFFSSLSAYLLAIPAATLASWVNEHVADLNAAKMFPPELVVRTFVKFWACAVLRDLCTREVVNVVVFKNIQEPTFRKVLWEVARSMLDSLRGNLSIHPPPRFRIYAVLVRT from the coding sequence ATGGAGATGCTTGTGCTCGCAACGTCTGTGATGATGGTGTTTGCGACTACCTTTGCATATTTCGCGGCGATGCATGGAGGGTTTAAGCGCCTTGAGCATGTCTTAGTGTTTCGTATCCTTATTGTGTTGGGGCTTGTTGCGGCGTTACTTGTTTTCGTGCCTCACATGGTGTGGTACTGTGCGTTGGAAGCTTCCCGTATGCCAGTTGCCGCCGCTATAATCGCTCTTGTGTACTTCTCCTCTTCTCCTCTGATGGAGATTATAAGGCTACGCCGCGCGAAGAAGTTGGAGAAGCGGTATGTTGAGATCGGAGGGCGTGGTTACGAGTACTGGGTTGTGGATTCTGATGTGCTGAACGCATGCCGAAAGGGCAGGGAGATCTGTGTCACAAGGAAGCTTGCAGAAGTGTTCGAAGTTGACGAGCTGAAAGTCGTCCTCCTTCATGAGGAGGGGCATGATGGCATATTCGATAAGGTCGTGGTTGTAGGGAGGATTATTCTCCTTTCTTCTCTAATTATTCTTATCACGGATGCTTTTATGCTGGACGCGGAGATGTTTTTCTCTTCCCTCTCTGCGTACTTATTGGCCATTCCTGCTGCTACCCTTGCTAGCTGGGTCAACGAGCATGTAGCTGATCTTAACGCGGCAAAGATGTTCCCTCCTGAGCTAGTTGTGAGAACCTTTGTGAAGTTTTGGGCATGCGCCGTATTACGCGATTTGTGCACCAGGGAGGTTGTGAATGTGGTTGTCTTTAAGAACATTCAGGAACCTACGTTCCGAAAAGTTTTGTGGGAGGTGGCTAGATCGATGTTGGATAGTTTGAGGGGAAATCTCTCTATACACCCTCCACCGAGGTTCAGAATATACGCTGTTCTTGTACGTACATGA
- a CDS encoding 4Fe-4S binding protein, protein MEVVVASGKGGTGKTFFSSNLAVYLRDRGGCVAADADVEAPDFLLALGGARRVLWREEFRGVRRPVVDYSACVKCWACVDACQFNAIRRGPEGPVVDYDRCEGLGTCAFVCPAGAIGFAEERAGEIYAAETEHGVTVVTGDLELGGGASGRLVYELKERARRLSSGAARYVVVDAAPGIGCPVVSSVAGADLLVVVVEPTPQSAKGAARLLEVAGALRVKAVAVVNKYDLNPSYAARLEGELGVDVAGRIPYDEAVARSYAEMKPLIVAYPSSKAARALLDVFSSLGV, encoded by the coding sequence TTGGAGGTAGTCGTGGCGAGCGGGAAGGGGGGTACTGGTAAGACTTTTTTCTCTTCTAACCTCGCCGTCTACCTGCGGGACAGGGGAGGCTGCGTAGCGGCGGACGCCGACGTGGAGGCGCCGGACTTCCTGCTCGCGCTCGGCGGGGCCCGGAGGGTTCTCTGGAGGGAGGAGTTCCGGGGGGTTAGGCGCCCCGTGGTGGACTACTCTGCCTGCGTCAAGTGCTGGGCGTGCGTGGATGCCTGCCAGTTCAACGCTATCCGGAGGGGGCCGGAGGGACCCGTCGTGGACTACGATAGGTGCGAGGGCCTCGGGACGTGCGCGTTCGTCTGCCCAGCCGGGGCTATAGGCTTCGCGGAGGAGAGGGCCGGCGAGATCTACGCCGCCGAGACGGAGCACGGTGTCACCGTGGTTACCGGGGACCTCGAGCTGGGGGGAGGCGCTAGCGGTAGGCTGGTCTACGAGCTCAAGGAGAGGGCCCGCAGGCTCTCGTCCGGGGCGGCGAGGTACGTCGTCGTCGACGCGGCGCCGGGGATCGGGTGCCCCGTGGTGTCGAGCGTCGCTGGGGCCGACTTGCTGGTCGTAGTGGTGGAGCCTACTCCTCAGTCCGCGAAGGGCGCCGCGCGGCTCCTCGAAGTCGCGGGGGCTCTGCGCGTAAAGGCGGTAGCCGTTGTCAACAAGTACGACTTGAACCCGAGCTACGCGGCGAGGCTCGAAGGAGAGCTCGGCGTGGATGTCGCCGGGCGAATACCGTACGACGAGGCGGTGGCGCGCTCCTACGCCGAGATGAAGCCCCTCATAGTTGCGTACCCCTCCTCCAAGGCGGCGCGGGCGCTCCTAGACGTCTTCTCATCGCTGGGGGTGTGA
- a CDS encoding nucleotidyltransferase domain-containing protein: MLLEGVKSRLSSLRDPCVKAVLVFGSVARGEQGERSDLDLLVLHEGCAIEDPVARRRYFYALLREAVGDLFEDLTVLDMELKRFLEPGEVSPLLLNVYWDAVVVYDATGLVEGFLRRAREGIVRSGLRRVKDGKAYRWILPKPAGVVRVLD; the protein is encoded by the coding sequence ATGTTGCTGGAGGGTGTTAAGAGCAGGCTTTCCTCTCTGAGAGATCCCTGCGTAAAAGCTGTGCTCGTGTTTGGGTCTGTGGCTAGGGGTGAGCAGGGCGAGAGGAGCGACTTGGACTTGCTTGTCCTCCACGAGGGGTGCGCTATCGAAGACCCCGTCGCTAGGAGGAGGTATTTCTACGCCCTTCTGAGGGAGGCTGTGGGAGACCTCTTCGAGGATCTGACGGTGCTGGACATGGAGCTTAAGCGCTTCCTGGAGCCCGGGGAGGTTTCGCCTCTCCTCCTGAACGTGTACTGGGACGCCGTCGTGGTCTACGACGCTACGGGGCTCGTCGAGGGCTTCCTGAGGCGCGCGAGGGAGGGGATTGTGAGGAGTGGGTTGAGGAGGGTTAAGGACGGAAAGGCTTACCGCTGGATCCTCCCAAAGCCGGCGGGGGTGGTCAGGGTACTTGATTAA
- a CDS encoding HEPN domain-containing protein, translating into MSGELVARLKRRALDFLDEALSAKNADLAAFFLEQAAQLYVKATLLELVGRETRGHGVRELLGLLARELESYGFGEAAGRILGFVDGRRRELVLLEEAYTASRYGEAEYSAKDVERLAATVKDLIKLLDEVAENVKLG; encoded by the coding sequence ATGAGCGGAGAGCTCGTAGCCAGGCTTAAGAGAAGAGCGCTGGACTTCCTCGACGAAGCCCTAAGCGCAAAGAACGCGGATCTCGCGGCGTTCTTCCTGGAGCAGGCGGCCCAGCTCTACGTGAAGGCTACGCTACTCGAGCTCGTAGGCAGGGAGACTCGCGGGCACGGAGTGAGGGAGCTACTGGGGCTCCTCGCCAGGGAGCTCGAGTCCTACGGCTTCGGCGAGGCCGCGGGGAGGATCCTGGGCTTCGTCGACGGCAGGAGGAGGGAGCTCGTACTGCTCGAAGAAGCGTACACCGCTAGCAGGTACGGCGAAGCCGAGTACTCGGCGAAGGACGTCGAAAGGCTCGCGGCCACCGTTAAAGACTTGATCAAGCTACTCGATGAGGTCGCCGAGAATGTCAAGCTGGGTTAA
- a CDS encoding A/G-specific adenine glycosylase, with amino-acid sequence MGYRGEEYFEEVARRLAEWYRRRGRDFPWRHTRDPYVILATEFLLQRTRAETVAKVFEEFFSRYPSPESLANADPEELRKFFSRLGLVRRADALREAAREIVERHGGSVPRSKEELLKLKGVGPYIASAVLCFAYSAPVPVVDTNVERVLGRAAGASSREEAEAFLERLLRHGNPREISLALIDLGALVCTRKPKCPECPLSDLCSYRGSGRPGAQCAGGASR; translated from the coding sequence GTGGGCTACCGCGGGGAGGAGTACTTCGAGGAAGTTGCCCGTAGGCTAGCGGAGTGGTACAGGAGGAGGGGGCGCGACTTCCCGTGGAGGCACACCAGGGACCCCTACGTCATCCTCGCGACGGAGTTCCTGCTCCAGCGCACGAGGGCGGAGACTGTCGCGAAGGTCTTCGAAGAGTTCTTCTCCAGGTACCCGTCCCCCGAGAGCCTCGCTAACGCGGACCCCGAGGAGCTGAGGAAGTTCTTCTCGAGGCTGGGCCTAGTGAGGCGCGCCGACGCCCTCAGGGAGGCGGCGAGGGAGATCGTGGAGAGGCACGGCGGCTCCGTGCCGCGCAGCAAGGAGGAGCTCCTCAAGCTCAAGGGCGTTGGGCCCTACATAGCCTCCGCTGTCCTCTGCTTCGCCTACTCAGCCCCGGTACCCGTTGTGGACACGAACGTCGAGAGAGTGCTGGGCAGGGCGGCGGGCGCCTCCTCCCGAGAGGAGGCCGAGGCGTTCCTGGAGAGGCTCCTGCGGCACGGAAACCCCAGGGAGATCTCCCTGGCGCTCATAGACCTCGGAGCCCTCGTCTGCACCAGGAAGCCAAAGTGCCCCGAGTGCCCGCTCAGCGACCTGTGCTCCTACCGCGGCTCCGGGAGACCGGGGGCTCAGTGCGCCGGCGGGGCTTCCCGGTAA
- a CDS encoding NTPase, producing MAAKNFLLTGRPGIGKTTCVVKTAELLVSRGVKVGGMVTHEVREGGSRVGFKVRDLLTGREGFLAKVGAGAGPRVGKYVVHVEELEAVGVGAILRAVSEAQVVVIDEIGPMELYSPSFLPAVLKALDSDKPVLATIHERESSSGRLRGILERGDVKLYTVTLQNRDLLPPQLAREIASLVAR from the coding sequence TTGGCGGCGAAGAACTTCCTGCTCACGGGGAGGCCGGGGATCGGGAAGACTACCTGCGTCGTCAAGACGGCGGAGCTCCTGGTCTCCAGGGGCGTGAAGGTCGGCGGCATGGTGACTCACGAGGTCCGCGAGGGGGGCTCGAGGGTAGGCTTCAAGGTTCGGGACCTCCTCACGGGCAGGGAGGGCTTTCTCGCCAAGGTCGGCGCCGGCGCGGGGCCCCGGGTGGGCAAATACGTGGTGCACGTCGAGGAGCTGGAGGCGGTGGGAGTCGGCGCGATTCTGAGGGCGGTCTCCGAGGCTCAGGTCGTAGTCATCGACGAGATAGGCCCCATGGAGCTCTACAGCCCCAGTTTCCTGCCCGCCGTGCTGAAAGCCCTCGACTCCGATAAGCCGGTGCTCGCGACTATCCACGAGAGGGAGTCCTCCTCGGGGAGGCTCAGGGGTATACTGGAGAGGGGCGACGTGAAGCTCTACACGGTCACGCTCCAGAACAGGGACCTCCTGCCGCCTCAGCTGGCCCGCGAGATAGCCTCCCTCGTGGCGCGCTAG
- a CDS encoding PD-(D/E)XK nuclease family protein, which yields MAALGRGEWERLVKALEEDRELRYALAGLLGFRDLLEKMDATLNEIRALREGQEQLWRNQEKLWEEVKSLREGQGKLWEEVKALREDQRRLWEEVKALRENQEKLWEEVRALREDQGKLWEGQQRLWEEVKALREGQEKLWEEVRKLWEEVKALRENQEKLWEEVKALREGQEKLWEEVKALREEQGKLWKEVKSLREEQGILARKMDSFERRLIALGARWGIESEAAFREAMRGVVEEILGAGEVLRWVYYDEDGEVLGYPSRVEADILIKDKVHVLIEVKPSASSGDIAKLWRLGRLYEKKTGTKPRLVLVTPFIEEEALKAAKQLGIEVYTNT from the coding sequence GTGGCGGCGCTGGGTAGGGGGGAGTGGGAGCGGTTGGTTAAGGCTTTGGAGGAGGATAGGGAGCTTAGGTACGCTTTAGCCGGTTTGCTGGGATTCAGGGATTTGCTCGAGAAGATGGACGCAACGCTGAACGAGATAAGGGCGCTGAGGGAGGGACAGGAGCAACTGTGGAGAAACCAGGAAAAACTGTGGGAAGAAGTGAAGTCCCTCAGAGAGGGGCAGGGAAAGCTATGGGAAGAAGTTAAGGCGCTGAGAGAGGATCAGAGGAGGCTGTGGGAGGAAGTTAAGGCTCTCAGAGAAAACCAGGAAAAGCTATGGGAGGAGGTTAGAGCGCTGAGAGAGGACCAGGGGAAGTTGTGGGAAGGCCAGCAGAGGCTCTGGGAGGAGGTCAAGGCACTGAGAGAGGGACAGGAGAAGCTCTGGGAAGAGGTAAGGAAGCTGTGGGAGGAGGTAAAAGCTCTGAGGGAGAACCAGGAAAAGCTGTGGGAGGAAGTGAAAGCTCTTAGAGAGGGACAGGAGAAACTATGGGAAGAGGTTAAGGCGCTGAGAGAAGAGCAAGGAAAGCTGTGGAAAGAAGTGAAGTCTCTCAGAGAGGAGCAAGGGATCCTCGCGAGAAAGATGGACTCCTTCGAGAGACGCCTCATAGCGCTGGGCGCCAGGTGGGGCATCGAGTCGGAAGCCGCTTTCAGAGAAGCCATGAGGGGAGTCGTCGAGGAAATACTAGGCGCAGGCGAAGTCCTCAGGTGGGTCTACTACGACGAAGACGGCGAAGTCCTCGGATACCCCTCCAGGGTCGAAGCAGACATACTGATAAAAGACAAGGTACACGTACTCATCGAAGTAAAACCCAGCGCCTCCAGCGGAGACATAGCAAAGCTCTGGAGGCTCGGACGCCTATACGAGAAGAAAACCGGCACAAAGCCAAGACTAGTCCTCGTAACACCCTTCATAGAAGAAGAAGCACTAAAAGCCGCAAAACAACTCGGAATAGAAGTATACACGAACACCTAG
- a CDS encoding P-loop NTPase produces MVKVVAVTGGKGGTGKTVVAASLARLLSDAGARTLLVDLDVENPCSYTLLGAELGSAEEVALFSPVIVEEKCTLCGACASACPAHALVLIPGKRLLFLEPLCESCATCLYACPAGAVARGRKVVGWVKKGRAGGVDLVVGELKPGSRQHHEVMERTLDYASSTWNGYDVAVLDLPPGSGKGIRSALKRADLALLVAEPTRLSLADTRRVHSLAREAGVREVLVLNKYGLPGGVDSEIEAFAASEGLALVKVRYDSALAEAYARGELVVGSKAPSAADLAELAKTVAQLLGLR; encoded by the coding sequence GTGGTGAAGGTAGTCGCGGTTACGGGCGGTAAGGGAGGGACGGGGAAGACGGTGGTGGCAGCCAGCCTGGCGAGGCTCCTGAGCGATGCCGGCGCGAGAACCCTCCTCGTCGACCTCGACGTGGAGAACCCCTGCTCCTACACCCTCCTGGGCGCCGAGCTCGGCTCAGCAGAGGAGGTAGCGCTTTTCAGCCCCGTGATCGTCGAGGAGAAGTGCACGTTGTGCGGAGCCTGCGCCTCCGCCTGCCCAGCTCACGCCCTCGTGTTAATCCCGGGGAAGCGCCTCCTGTTCCTGGAGCCCCTATGCGAGTCCTGCGCCACGTGCCTCTACGCGTGCCCCGCCGGCGCGGTTGCGAGGGGGAGGAAGGTCGTCGGCTGGGTGAAGAAGGGGCGCGCGGGGGGCGTGGACCTCGTGGTGGGGGAGCTGAAGCCCGGTAGCAGGCAGCACCACGAGGTGATGGAGAGGACGCTGGACTACGCGTCGAGCACTTGGAACGGCTACGACGTAGCGGTCCTGGACCTACCGCCTGGATCCGGGAAGGGTATCCGCTCCGCGTTGAAGCGCGCCGACCTAGCGCTCCTAGTCGCCGAGCCGACGCGGCTAAGCCTCGCCGACACTCGGAGGGTGCACAGCCTCGCCAGGGAGGCGGGCGTGAGAGAGGTCCTCGTCCTCAACAAGTACGGGCTTCCGGGCGGCGTGGACTCGGAGATAGAGGCCTTCGCAGCCAGCGAGGGGCTCGCGCTAGTGAAGGTCAGGTACGACTCGGCGCTCGCGGAGGCCTACGCGAGGGGAGAGCTCGTAGTCGGGAGCAAAGCCCCCTCGGCCGCCGACCTCGCGGAGCTGGCGAAAACGGTGGCGCAGCTCCTCGGGCTTCGGTAG
- a CDS encoding YbjQ family protein, giving the protein MIISTTHSVPGYRVVKVLGIVTGMRVRTRGVLGRLAASVEALVGGRGEAYIEELKKARDEALQDMVAEASKLGANAVIGVNFETSEILEGFIVVTATGTAVVIEPEKHD; this is encoded by the coding sequence GTGATAATCTCGACTACACACTCGGTGCCGGGGTACAGGGTAGTCAAAGTTCTAGGAATAGTCACCGGGATGAGAGTGAGGACGAGGGGAGTGCTGGGAAGACTCGCGGCCAGCGTCGAAGCACTCGTAGGCGGGCGGGGCGAAGCTTACATAGAGGAGTTGAAGAAAGCGAGAGACGAGGCACTACAGGACATGGTAGCCGAAGCCTCCAAGCTAGGCGCCAACGCCGTGATAGGAGTAAACTTCGAAACCTCGGAAATACTCGAAGGCTTCATAGTCGTAACAGCCACAGGCACAGCCGTAGTCATCGAGCCCGAAAAACACGACTAA
- a CDS encoding ParA family protein, whose amino-acid sequence MKAVTFLSVKGGVGKTTLAVNTAAMLADRVGGSEKVLVVDLDAQASATVYILGHKKQRGFEESNHTVYGLLSGGVEARDCVVNVSEHTDKWSSRLYLVPGDSRVTELERRIVAESAAGGYGWLYIVRRALEKLSGEGFSYVFIDPPATLGVLSEAALAASRYFILPIVPDDFGRTSFRLFASSFFSGVAMKIRTELGTLPLCGGIVFNKVKSNTAMEKIANSIVEEVHKSKLYGKYPIPLYKTRLHEYIAYTKSLEEHVPLWNIKEKKKHENAIKEFEEYFDEFYEYVVRDKAAAGGQV is encoded by the coding sequence ATGAAGGCGGTTACTTTCCTCAGCGTGAAGGGTGGCGTTGGGAAGACTACGCTCGCTGTTAACACCGCGGCTATGCTTGCCGATAGAGTTGGGGGTAGCGAGAAGGTTCTCGTCGTGGACTTGGATGCCCAGGCGAGCGCCACCGTGTATATTCTTGGGCATAAAAAGCAGAGAGGCTTTGAGGAAAGCAACCACACGGTCTACGGGTTGCTGAGTGGGGGTGTAGAGGCGCGTGACTGTGTGGTTAACGTCTCTGAGCATACGGATAAGTGGAGTTCTAGGCTTTACCTTGTCCCGGGGGACTCGAGGGTCACTGAGCTTGAGAGGAGGATAGTTGCGGAGAGTGCGGCGGGGGGTTACGGTTGGCTGTATATCGTTAGAAGGGCTCTCGAGAAGCTATCCGGGGAGGGCTTCAGCTATGTTTTCATAGATCCTCCGGCTACGCTGGGTGTTCTTTCTGAGGCGGCGCTTGCGGCTTCGAGGTACTTTATACTCCCCATAGTTCCCGACGACTTTGGTCGTACGTCGTTCAGGCTCTTCGCGAGCAGCTTCTTCAGCGGAGTTGCTATGAAGATCAGGACTGAGCTGGGCACGTTGCCTCTCTGTGGAGGCATAGTCTTCAATAAAGTGAAGTCAAATACTGCTATGGAGAAAATAGCCAATAGTATAGTGGAGGAGGTGCACAAGAGTAAGTTGTACGGCAAGTACCCGATTCCTTTGTATAAGACAAGGTTACATGAATATATAGCCTATACAAAATCTCTTGAAGAGCATGTCCCGTTGTGGAATATTAAAGAAAAGAAAAAACATGAGAATGCTATAAAAGAGTTCGAAGAATACTTCGATGAGTTCTACGAGTACGTTGTAAGGGATAAAGCGGCAGCAGGCGGGCAGGTTTGA
- a CDS encoding ParA family protein translates to MSTAKQSRTLAFISASGGVGKTTLSVLFAAYLQHVKGVPAREILLVDLDPTAGLSLLLLGDENYAKAEDEGKTLSAAYEDLFERGRRVEPERYIWEASFKDSYFKVLVPGESFPRVVEELWRPGNPGESFRRLLEELGVYSSFRYVVVDSAPFFDERYTVLSLYSSDKYAVVLRPSIVDFRRTLRMIRYLAQHHSGRLGGSTGAFYSKILAVYNLVDTGTREASALAERGIRNPEGKEEGKAKPSQEVLKGIDSLSTLVGRVADYYVPAHSDIARLDVIGKLKKKKEKAELSPVLKQLADWAEG, encoded by the coding sequence ATGAGTACGGCTAAACAGTCGAGGACGCTCGCATTCATATCGGCTTCCGGCGGAGTCGGCAAGACAACGCTCTCAGTGCTCTTCGCGGCGTACCTCCAGCACGTCAAGGGGGTGCCCGCCAGGGAGATTCTACTCGTAGACCTAGACCCCACCGCTGGGCTGAGTCTCCTACTGCTAGGCGACGAAAACTACGCGAAGGCCGAGGACGAGGGGAAGACTCTGAGCGCCGCCTACGAAGACCTCTTCGAAAGGGGTAGAAGGGTCGAGCCCGAGAGGTACATCTGGGAGGCGTCGTTCAAGGACTCCTACTTCAAGGTACTCGTACCCGGCGAGAGCTTCCCGCGCGTCGTGGAGGAGCTGTGGCGCCCCGGGAACCCCGGGGAAAGCTTCCGGAGGCTCCTCGAAGAGCTAGGCGTCTACTCCTCCTTCCGCTACGTAGTGGTAGACAGCGCCCCGTTCTTCGACGAGCGGTACACTGTGCTGAGCCTCTACTCCTCCGACAAGTACGCCGTCGTGCTACGACCAAGCATAGTCGACTTCAGGAGGACGCTGAGGATGATAAGGTACCTCGCACAGCACCACTCCGGCAGGCTTGGAGGAAGCACCGGTGCGTTCTACTCGAAGATACTCGCCGTCTACAACCTGGTAGACACAGGTACCCGGGAAGCCTCCGCGCTCGCAGAGAGGGGTATCAGGAACCCCGAGGGAAAGGAGGAGGGAAAAGCTAAGCCGAGCCAGGAGGTGCTCAAGGGTATAGACAGCCTATCAACCCTTGTAGGCAGGGTTGCAGACTACTACGTTCCAGCGCACTCCGACATAGCTAGGCTCGACGTAATAGGAAAGCTGAAGAAAAAGAAGGAAAAAGCCGAGCTCTCCCCGGTCCTTAAGCAACTGGCGGACTGGGCTGAGGGCTAG
- a CDS encoding NifB/NifX family molybdenum-iron cluster-binding protein, translating to MGYGYGRRGWGGFEGGASWASAQMPPLPPPPPGTLRVAAGTDTADGLNAPVSARFARTPFLTIVDIVDGRATRVEPMPNAFASGAGGVGAAVGQWLLSSGVSVVVAPSLGPNISMILGQAGVRVEVVPPGVPLGEALKRLGLLR from the coding sequence TTGGGCTACGGGTACGGTAGGCGAGGGTGGGGAGGCTTTGAGGGCGGCGCCTCCTGGGCTTCGGCGCAGATGCCGCCGCTACCCCCTCCTCCCCCTGGGACGCTAAGGGTCGCCGCGGGCACGGATACGGCGGACGGGCTCAACGCCCCCGTGTCGGCGAGGTTTGCCAGGACGCCCTTCCTGACCATTGTGGACATCGTGGACGGGAGGGCTACGAGGGTCGAGCCCATGCCTAACGCCTTCGCATCAGGCGCCGGCGGCGTCGGCGCTGCTGTCGGGCAGTGGCTCCTGAGCTCCGGTGTCAGCGTGGTCGTAGCCCCGAGCCTGGGCCCGAACATCTCGATGATCTTGGGGCAGGCGGGCGTCAGGGTCGAGGTCGTGCCTCCCGGCGTCCCCCTGGGCGAGGCGTTGAAGAGGCTGGGCCTGCTGAGGTGA
- a CDS encoding HEPN domain-containing protein, with translation MINPVSEVRYRYRLAVEHLERAERLFSLGDWAGVVAYSQLAVENFAKAVVAVFEVPTWSYDPSNQLRSLLDAVPLEARREAEELANIARDLAPEHGRTSYGEPSAGLVPSDIYKREHAVEALEKGRRARELAGKVLGAMGIAP, from the coding sequence TTGATTAACCCTGTAAGCGAGGTCAGGTATAGGTACAGGTTGGCGGTCGAGCACTTGGAGAGGGCGGAGAGGCTTTTCTCGCTCGGGGACTGGGCAGGCGTCGTGGCGTACTCGCAGCTCGCTGTGGAGAACTTCGCTAAAGCCGTGGTAGCGGTGTTCGAGGTTCCAACGTGGAGCTACGACCCATCGAACCAGCTGAGATCACTGCTCGACGCTGTCCCCCTGGAGGCGCGAAGGGAGGCCGAGGAGCTGGCAAACATAGCCCGGGACCTAGCCCCGGAGCACGGTAGAACTTCTTACGGGGAGCCTAGCGCGGGGCTCGTGCCCAGCGATATCTACAAGCGGGAGCACGCTGTCGAAGCGCTGGAGAAGGGGAGGAGGGCCAGGGAGCTTGCCGGAAAAGTGCTCGGCGCGATGGGCATCGCCCCTTAA